Proteins from a genomic interval of Mycobacterium conspicuum:
- the phoU gene encoding phosphate signaling complex protein PhoU has translation MRAAYHEQLAELSEQLGEMCGLAGMAMERATQALLQADLVLAEQVISDHEEIATRSARAEESAFVLLALQAPVAGDLRAIVSAIQMVADIDRMGALALHVAKIARRRHPQHVLPEEVNGYFAEMGRVAVELGNSAQEVVFSRDPEKAARIREEDDAMDDLHRHLFSVLMDREWKHGVAAAVDVTLLGRFYERFADHAVEVARRVIFQATGKFPEDETSSPAG, from the coding sequence ATGCGGGCCGCATACCATGAGCAACTCGCCGAATTATCGGAGCAGCTCGGCGAAATGTGCGGGCTGGCGGGCATGGCCATGGAACGGGCCACCCAAGCCCTGTTGCAGGCCGATCTGGTGCTGGCAGAACAGGTAATCTCCGATCACGAGGAGATTGCGACCCGCAGCGCGCGCGCCGAGGAGAGCGCCTTCGTCTTACTGGCCCTGCAGGCGCCGGTCGCTGGCGACCTCAGGGCGATCGTGAGCGCCATCCAGATGGTGGCCGACATCGATCGGATGGGCGCACTGGCACTGCATGTCGCCAAAATCGCCCGCCGCCGCCACCCCCAGCACGTGCTGCCCGAAGAGGTCAACGGGTACTTTGCCGAAATGGGCAGAGTCGCAGTCGAATTGGGCAATAGCGCGCAAGAGGTGGTGTTCTCCCGCGACCCGGAGAAGGCCGCCCGGATCCGCGAGGAAGACGACGCGATGGACGATCTGCACCGGCATTTGTTCTCGGTGCTGATGGACCGCGAATGGAAGCACGGCGTGGCGGCCGCCGTCGACGTGACGTTGCTCGGCCGGTTCTACGAACGCTTTGCCGACCACGCCGTCGAAGTGGCGCGGCGGGTCATCTTCCAGGCGACCGGCAAGTTCCCCGAGGACGAGACGAGTTCACCCGCGGGTTAG
- a CDS encoding thioredoxin family protein, producing MTAVLVALVVAGVIAGLLGWWLTRRSGSLRAIEPAGPDTGPDTGDLGLSRTGPTVVHFSAPWCGPCDRVRRVVGEVCADLGDPGSPVAHVEIDLDANPAAARRFSVLSLPTTLIFDVNGQQRFRASGVPKSADLRSALEPLLA from the coding sequence GTGACTGCCGTACTGGTCGCGCTCGTCGTCGCGGGGGTGATAGCAGGCCTGCTCGGATGGTGGCTGACCCGCCGCTCCGGAAGCCTCCGGGCGATCGAGCCGGCGGGCCCCGACACCGGCCCCGACACCGGGGACCTAGGTCTTTCCCGCACCGGACCGACCGTCGTGCATTTCAGCGCCCCCTGGTGCGGACCGTGTGACCGGGTCCGCCGAGTGGTCGGCGAGGTGTGCGCGGACCTGGGCGACCCAGGATCTCCTGTCGCTCACGTCGAGATCGACCTGGATGCCAACCCGGCGGCCGCGCGCCGCTTCTCGGTGCTGTCGCTGCCCACCACGTTGATCTTCGACGTCAACGGACAACAGCGGTTCCGCGCCTCCGGCGTCCCCAAATCCGCGGACCTGCGATCGGCCCTGGAACCGCTGTTGGCTTGA
- a CDS encoding sulfurtransferase codes for MARSDVLVSADWAESNLDAANVVFVEVDEDTSAYDDGHIAGAIKLDWRTDLQDPVKRDFVDAQQFSKLLSDKGVANDDTVILYGGNNNWFAAYAYWYFKLYGHEDVRLLDGGRKKWLLDGRPLSTDSVTRPATSYTAAPPDNRIRAFRDEVIAAIGVKNLVDVRSPDEFSGKILAPAHLPQEQSQRPGHIPGAINVPWSKAANEDGTFKSNEELATLYANAGLDGEKETIAYCRIGERSSHTWFVLQELLGHQNVKNYDGSWTEYGSLVGAPIELGN; via the coding sequence ATGGCACGCTCGGACGTCCTGGTATCCGCCGACTGGGCTGAGAGCAATCTCGACGCCGCCAACGTCGTCTTTGTCGAAGTCGACGAGGACACCAGCGCTTACGACGACGGCCACATCGCCGGCGCGATCAAGCTGGACTGGCGCACTGATTTGCAGGACCCGGTCAAGCGCGACTTCGTCGACGCCCAACAGTTCTCCAAACTGCTGTCCGACAAGGGCGTCGCCAACGACGACACCGTGATTCTCTACGGGGGCAACAACAACTGGTTCGCCGCCTACGCGTACTGGTATTTCAAGCTGTACGGCCATGAAGACGTCAGGCTGCTCGACGGGGGCCGCAAGAAGTGGCTGCTCGACGGCCGCCCGCTGTCCACCGACTCGGTCACCAGGCCCGCGACTTCCTACACCGCGGCCCCGCCGGACAACAGGATCCGCGCGTTCCGCGACGAGGTCATCGCCGCGATCGGCGTCAAAAACCTGGTCGACGTGCGCTCCCCGGACGAGTTCTCCGGCAAGATCCTCGCGCCCGCCCACCTGCCGCAGGAACAGAGCCAGCGGCCCGGGCATATCCCCGGCGCGATCAATGTTCCGTGGAGCAAGGCCGCCAACGAGGACGGCACCTTCAAGTCGAACGAGGAGCTGGCCACGCTGTACGCAAACGCCGGCCTGGACGGCGAGAAAGAAACGATTGCCTATTGCCGAATCGGGGAACGTTCGTCGCACACCTGGTTCGTCCTGCAGGAACTCCTCGGACATCAAAACGTCAAGAACTACGACGGCAGTTGGACGGAATACGGCTCCCTGGTGGGTGCCCCGATCGAGTTGGGAAACTGA
- the pstC gene encoding phosphate ABC transporter permease subunit PstC, with amino-acid sequence MTKSNPADSGSGAVAARFREPPVVPLSPWGASRPRLGDRIFRRLSEGSGVLMIVLITAIGAFLLYRAVPALQRNQVNFFTYGGKWVTTNTTAMRFGIFNLLQVTVLVSAFALVLAMPIALGVAIFITQYAPRRIAGLLAYVVDLLAAVPSIIYGVWGLYVLAPQLRPVATWLNHTMGWCFLFADGNASTAGGGTIFTGGIVLAVMILPIITAVTREVFMQTPQDQIEAALALGATRWEVVKTTVLPFGKSGYFSGAMLGLGRALGETVALLIILRGTQTAFGWSLFDGGSTFATQIVGTASEFNDIYKAGAYLAAGLVLFLFTFVVDSVARAALSGTGVRWGAR; translated from the coding sequence ATGACAAAGTCAAACCCAGCCGACTCGGGTTCGGGTGCGGTCGCCGCGCGCTTTCGGGAACCGCCGGTGGTACCCCTAAGCCCATGGGGGGCAAGCCGGCCGCGACTGGGGGATCGCATATTTCGCAGGCTGTCGGAGGGCTCCGGTGTCCTGATGATCGTGCTGATCACCGCGATCGGTGCGTTCTTGCTGTACCGTGCGGTACCCGCGCTGCAGCGCAATCAAGTGAATTTTTTCACCTACGGCGGCAAGTGGGTCACCACGAACACCACGGCGATGCGATTCGGAATCTTCAATCTGTTGCAGGTGACCGTGCTGGTGTCGGCCTTTGCATTGGTCCTCGCGATGCCGATCGCCCTGGGTGTTGCCATATTTATTACGCAGTACGCACCGCGGCGTATCGCTGGGTTGCTGGCGTACGTGGTCGATCTACTCGCCGCGGTCCCCTCGATCATCTACGGCGTATGGGGGCTGTACGTTCTCGCACCGCAGCTGCGGCCCGTCGCAACCTGGCTCAACCACACCATGGGGTGGTGCTTTCTGTTCGCCGATGGCAACGCGTCGACGGCCGGCGGTGGCACCATCTTCACCGGCGGGATCGTGTTGGCTGTGATGATCCTGCCGATCATTACCGCGGTCACCCGAGAAGTCTTTATGCAGACCCCGCAAGACCAGATCGAGGCCGCGCTGGCGCTGGGTGCCACCCGATGGGAAGTCGTCAAGACGACCGTGCTGCCATTCGGGAAATCCGGATACTTCAGCGGCGCGATGCTGGGTCTGGGCCGAGCCTTGGGTGAGACCGTTGCGCTGCTGATCATTCTGCGCGGCACACAGACGGCGTTCGGCTGGTCGTTGTTCGACGGGGGCTCGACCTTCGCGACCCAAATCGTGGGCACCGCATCGGAATTCAACGATATATATAAGGCCGGCGCCTACCTCGCCGCCGGACTGGTGCTTTTCCTATTCACCTTTGTGGTCGATTCGGTGGCGCGCGCCGCGCTTTCCGGAACCGGAGTCCGATGGGGCGCCCGATGA
- a CDS encoding winged helix-turn-helix transcriptional regulator — MELLLLTSELHPDPVLPSLSLLPHTVRTAPAEPSSLLEAGTADAVLVDARHDLSSARGLCRLLSTAGRSVPVLAVVSEGGLVAVSADWGLDEILLPFTGPAEVDARLRLVVGRRGGLADQESAGKVSLGELVIDEGTYTARLRGRPLDLTYKEFELLKYLAQHAGRVFTRAQLLHEVWGYDFFGGTRTVDVHVRRLRAKLGPEHEALIGTVRNVGYKAVRPARGRAPISGSDDEGADRADQAAEADGHDEVRDPLVDPLRSQ, encoded by the coding sequence TTGGAGCTACTACTGCTGACCTCGGAGCTGCATCCCGATCCGGTCTTGCCGTCATTGTCGCTGCTTCCGCACACGGTCCGGACGGCCCCGGCGGAGCCGTCCTCGTTGCTCGAGGCCGGAACCGCGGACGCGGTGCTGGTCGACGCGCGCCACGATCTATCGTCCGCGCGCGGCCTGTGCCGCCTGTTGAGCACGGCGGGGCGTTCAGTGCCGGTCCTGGCGGTGGTGAGCGAGGGCGGGCTAGTGGCGGTCAGCGCCGACTGGGGCCTGGACGAGATCCTGCTGCCCTTTACCGGGCCGGCCGAGGTCGACGCACGGCTGCGGCTGGTCGTCGGTCGCCGCGGCGGGCTGGCCGACCAGGAGAGCGCGGGCAAGGTCAGCCTGGGCGAGCTGGTGATCGACGAAGGCACCTACACGGCGCGGTTGCGGGGCCGCCCGCTCGACCTCACCTACAAAGAGTTCGAGCTGCTGAAGTACCTGGCCCAGCATGCCGGTCGGGTATTCACCCGGGCGCAATTGCTGCACGAGGTGTGGGGTTATGACTTCTTCGGCGGCACCCGAACGGTGGATGTGCACGTGCGACGGCTGCGGGCAAAACTCGGCCCCGAGCACGAGGCGTTGATCGGCACGGTGCGCAACGTGGGCTACAAGGCGGTCCGCCCGGCACGCGGCCGAGCGCCGATCTCCGGGTCCGACGATGAAGGAGCCGACCGAGCCGACCAAGCCGCCGAAGCCGACGGCCACGACGAGGTTCGGGATCCGCTGGTCGATCCTTTGCGCAGTCAGTGA
- a CDS encoding DUF1416 domain-containing protein, translated as MCSGPKQGLTLPASVDLEKETVITGRVVDRDGEAVGGAFVRLLDSSDEFTAEVVASATGDFRFFAAPGSWTLRALSASGNGDAVVAPSGAGIHEVDVKIA; from the coding sequence ATGTGCTCAGGACCTAAGCAAGGACTGACGTTGCCCGCCAGCGTGGACCTGGAGAAGGAAACGGTGATCACCGGCCGGGTGGTGGACCGCGACGGCGAGGCCGTGGGGGGCGCGTTCGTCCGGCTGCTCGACTCGTCCGACGAGTTCACCGCGGAGGTCGTCGCGTCGGCCACCGGTGACTTTCGGTTCTTCGCCGCACCGGGGTCGTGGACGCTGCGCGCGTTGTCGGCGTCCGGCAACGGCGATGCGGTCGTGGCGCCTTCGGGTGCGGGCATCCACGAGGTCGACGTCAAGATCGCCTGA
- a CDS encoding FABP family protein yields MAAAAERAKVTAGRNIPAFDDLPVPADTANLREGANLNDALLALLPLVGVWRGEGEGRGADGDYRFGQQIVVSHDGSDYLNWEARSWRLSDTGDYRQPGLREAGFWRFVNDPDDPTESQAIELLLAHSAGYVELFYGRPRTQSSWELVTDALARSRSGVLVGGAKRLYGIVEGDLAYVEERVDADGGLVPHLSARLSRFAG; encoded by the coding sequence ATGGCTGCCGCCGCCGAGCGGGCCAAGGTGACCGCGGGACGTAATATCCCGGCGTTCGACGATCTTCCAGTTCCCGCCGACACCGCGAACCTGCGCGAGGGCGCCAACCTCAACGACGCGCTGCTCGCGTTGCTGCCCCTGGTCGGCGTGTGGCGTGGCGAAGGCGAAGGCCGCGGCGCCGACGGCGACTACCGGTTCGGCCAGCAGATCGTGGTCTCGCACGACGGCAGCGACTACCTGAATTGGGAAGCCCGGTCCTGGCGACTCAGCGACACCGGCGACTACCGGCAACCCGGCCTGCGCGAGGCCGGCTTTTGGCGGTTCGTCAACGATCCGGACGATCCCACCGAGTCTCAGGCGATCGAGTTGCTGTTGGCGCACTCGGCCGGCTACGTCGAATTGTTCTATGGCCGGCCACGCACCCAGTCGTCGTGGGAGTTGGTCACGGATGCCTTGGCGCGCAGCAGATCTGGCGTGTTGGTCGGTGGCGCCAAGCGGCTCTACGGCATCGTGGAGGGCGATTTGGCCTACGTGGAGGAGCGCGTCGACGCCGACGGCGGGCTGGTGCCGCATCTGTCGGCGCGGCTGTCTCGATTCGCCGGCTAG
- the pstB gene encoding phosphate ABC transporter ATP-binding protein PstB, with the protein MAKRLDLKGVNIYYGAFQAVSDVTLSILPRSVTAFIGASGCGKTTVLRTLNRMHEVVPGARVEGTVLLDDENIYAPGIDPVGVRRAVGMVFQRPNPFPAMSIRDNVVAGLRLQGVRNRKLLDETAEISLRGANLWDEVKDRLDRPGGGLSGGQQQRLCIARAIAVQPDVLLMDEPCSSLDPISTMAIEDLIGELKQAYTIVIVTHNMQQAARVSDQTAFFNLEAVGKPGRLVEIDDTEKIFSNPSQKATEDYISGRFG; encoded by the coding sequence GTGGCTAAGCGGTTGGATCTCAAGGGTGTCAACATCTATTACGGTGCCTTTCAAGCGGTTTCGGATGTGACATTGTCCATCCTGCCGCGCAGCGTTACGGCGTTCATTGGCGCGTCGGGCTGCGGCAAGACGACCGTGCTGCGCACCTTGAACCGGATGCACGAGGTCGTCCCCGGTGCCCGGGTGGAAGGCACCGTGTTGCTCGACGACGAAAACATCTATGCTCCCGGCATCGACCCGGTCGGCGTGCGCCGGGCGGTTGGGATGGTCTTTCAGCGACCGAACCCGTTCCCCGCCATGTCGATTCGCGACAACGTGGTCGCAGGCCTGCGATTGCAGGGCGTGCGCAACCGCAAGCTGCTCGATGAAACCGCCGAAATCTCACTGCGCGGCGCGAACCTGTGGGACGAGGTCAAGGATCGGTTGGACCGGCCCGGCGGGGGGCTCTCCGGCGGGCAGCAGCAGCGGTTGTGTATCGCGCGCGCCATCGCCGTGCAACCCGATGTGTTGCTGATGGACGAGCCGTGTTCGTCGCTGGACCCGATCTCGACGATGGCCATCGAAGACCTGATCGGTGAATTGAAGCAGGCGTACACCATCGTCATCGTCACCCATAACATGCAGCAGGCCGCGCGGGTCAGCGACCAGACCGCGTTCTTCAACCTGGAAGCCGTTGGGAAACCGGGCCGCTTGGTCGAGATCGACGACACGGAGAAGATCTTTTCCAACCCGAGCCAGAAAGCAACCGAGGACTACATCTCCGGGCGCTTCGGCTAA
- the pstS gene encoding phosphate ABC transporter substrate-binding protein PstS gives MVSVITTFAVSSGVLAACGSDDNRAASTAAVSGMPAGAVPCGGKAALTAEGSTAQQNAIALFNRLWGQSCPGKNVSYNPTGSGAGRAQFVAGHVDFAGSETPLAADQLALAANRCHGNPAWDLPLVFGPIALVYNLPNVATLVVNSDVLAKIFTGAITSWSDPMLVALNPGVALPDTRIMPIYRTDSAGTTDNLQRYLTADAPQSWTKGTGTEFQGGFGEGAVKSAGVTQAVHATPGAIGYVEKGFADQAHLPFARIDTGSGGVPLTEDTTSNAVGLVNFVAGGNDLVLDLNAVYSSRDPHVYPLVTATYELVCSAGYDPDTSAAMQSFLSVATNNGQTDVASVGYIPLPDKVKGRLVSAINAMR, from the coding sequence GTGGTGTCGGTGATCACCACTTTCGCGGTGTCCAGCGGAGTCCTGGCGGCCTGCGGCAGCGACGACAACCGCGCCGCCTCCACCGCGGCCGTTTCGGGAATGCCGGCCGGCGCCGTGCCCTGCGGCGGCAAAGCCGCACTGACGGCCGAGGGGTCGACCGCTCAACAGAACGCGATCGCATTGTTCAACCGCCTGTGGGGACAGTCCTGCCCGGGCAAGAACGTCTCGTACAACCCCACCGGGTCGGGGGCTGGCCGCGCGCAATTCGTTGCCGGCCACGTCGATTTCGCCGGGTCGGAAACGCCTTTGGCGGCGGACCAGCTCGCGTTGGCCGCCAACCGCTGTCACGGGAACCCGGCCTGGGACCTGCCACTGGTATTCGGACCCATCGCATTGGTCTATAACCTGCCTAACGTCGCGACCTTGGTCGTCAACAGCGACGTGTTGGCCAAAATCTTCACCGGCGCGATCACGTCGTGGAGTGATCCGATGCTCGTGGCGCTTAACCCGGGCGTTGCCCTGCCGGACACCAGGATCATGCCGATCTACCGCACGGATTCCGCTGGTACCACTGACAACCTGCAGCGGTATCTGACCGCCGACGCACCACAGAGCTGGACCAAGGGGACCGGCACCGAGTTTCAAGGCGGCTTCGGCGAAGGAGCAGTCAAATCAGCCGGTGTGACTCAGGCCGTGCACGCCACGCCGGGAGCAATCGGATATGTCGAGAAGGGCTTCGCGGATCAGGCCCACCTGCCCTTCGCCCGGATCGACACCGGCAGTGGAGGAGTGCCGCTGACCGAGGACACCACGAGCAATGCTGTCGGCCTGGTCAACTTCGTGGCCGGCGGCAACGATCTCGTGCTGGATCTGAACGCGGTATATAGCTCCCGGGATCCGCATGTCTACCCGTTGGTGACCGCCACCTACGAGCTCGTCTGTTCGGCGGGGTACGACCCGGACACCTCCGCGGCGATGCAGTCCTTCCTCAGCGTGGCCACCAATAACGGTCAGACCGATGTCGCATCGGTCGGCTACATTCCGTTGCCCGATAAAGTCAAGGGGCGTTTGGTGAGCGCGATCAACGCAATGCGGTAG
- the mshD gene encoding mycothiol synthase: MNLPVWRSALTTEEQRQVRELISAATEFDGVAPVGEQVLRELGHERTEHLLVGYPGRDDGVAGYLNLSSDPDARMAELVVHPHARRGGIGAAMARAALAKTAGQNRFWAHGTLPPAEATASALGLVPVRKLVQMRRSLRGVPEPRIPAGVRIRTYAGTTDDAELLRVNNAAFAYHPEQGGWTAAQLQERRAEPWFDPAGLFMAFDASAEDERLLGFHWTKVHPDQAGLGEVYVVGVDPSAQGRGLGQALTAVGIASLAQRLARADEPTVMLYVESDNVAAVRTYESLGFSTFSVDTAYQRAATARAET, encoded by the coding sequence GTGAACCTTCCGGTCTGGCGCTCCGCGCTGACCACCGAAGAGCAGCGGCAGGTGCGTGAACTCATCTCTGCGGCAACCGAATTCGACGGGGTAGCCCCCGTCGGCGAGCAGGTGCTGCGCGAACTCGGCCACGAACGCACCGAGCATCTACTGGTCGGCTATCCGGGACGAGACGACGGAGTCGCCGGTTATCTCAATCTGAGCAGTGACCCGGATGCCCGCATGGCCGAGTTGGTGGTGCATCCGCACGCCCGCCGCGGCGGCATCGGCGCGGCGATGGCGCGCGCCGCTTTGGCCAAGACCGCGGGACAAAACCGGTTCTGGGCGCACGGCACGCTACCGCCGGCCGAGGCGACCGCGTCCGCGTTGGGTCTGGTCCCGGTCCGGAAACTGGTCCAGATGCGGCGCTCGCTGCGCGGGGTGCCCGAACCCCGGATCCCCGCTGGCGTGCGGATCCGGACCTACGCCGGGACGACCGATGACGCCGAGCTGCTGCGGGTCAACAATGCGGCATTCGCCTACCACCCGGAACAGGGCGGGTGGACCGCGGCCCAGCTGCAGGAGCGCCGCGCCGAACCGTGGTTCGACCCCGCGGGGTTGTTTATGGCGTTCGACGCGAGCGCCGAAGACGAGCGGCTGCTGGGCTTCCACTGGACGAAGGTGCATCCCGACCAGGCAGGCTTGGGCGAGGTGTATGTCGTGGGTGTCGATCCCTCGGCGCAGGGCCGGGGCCTGGGGCAGGCGTTGACGGCGGTGGGTATCGCGTCGTTGGCGCAGCGGCTGGCACGCGCCGACGAACCCACCGTGATGCTCTACGTGGAATCGGACAACGTCGCCGCGGTGCGGACCTATGAGAGCCTCGGCTTCTCCACCTTCAGCGTCGACACCGCCTATCAGCGTGCTGCGACGGCCCGCGCCGAGACCTGA
- the pstA gene encoding phosphate ABC transporter permease PstA: MTSILDRPLKPRKLSGLGSRRRMANTVATLLVALSTMIALAPLVLVLYSVIAKGFKAIVSSAWWTHSQAGMTAFVAGGGAYHAIVGTLLQGCVCAAISVPIGLMVAVYLVEYGGGTLLGRLVSFVVDILAGVPSIVAALFIYAVWVATLGLPRSQFAVSLALVLLMLPVIVRATEEMLRIVPADLREASYALGIPKWKTIARVVMPTELPGIITGVMLALARVMGETAPLFILVGYSQAINFDIFTGFMGSLPGMMYDQTSVGAGANPIPTDRLWGAALTLILLIAIINVGARVVVKVFAPKQT; encoded by the coding sequence ATGACCTCAATCCTGGATCGGCCCCTGAAGCCACGGAAGCTCTCCGGACTTGGCTCGCGTCGTCGAATGGCAAACACCGTAGCGACCTTGTTGGTCGCGCTGTCGACAATGATCGCCTTGGCGCCTTTGGTTTTGGTCCTGTACTCGGTGATCGCGAAGGGGTTTAAGGCGATCGTGTCCAGCGCGTGGTGGACACATTCGCAGGCGGGTATGACGGCGTTCGTGGCCGGCGGCGGCGCGTATCACGCGATCGTCGGTACGCTGCTGCAGGGGTGCGTATGCGCCGCGATCTCCGTCCCGATTGGTCTCATGGTCGCGGTGTATCTGGTGGAATACGGCGGCGGCACCCTGCTCGGCAGGCTAGTCAGCTTCGTGGTGGATATCCTTGCCGGTGTGCCCTCGATCGTCGCCGCGTTGTTCATTTACGCGGTGTGGGTGGCGACGCTCGGGCTGCCCCGTTCCCAATTCGCGGTGTCGCTGGCGCTGGTGCTGTTGATGCTGCCGGTGATCGTGCGCGCGACCGAAGAGATGCTGCGGATCGTTCCGGCAGATCTGCGCGAGGCCAGTTACGCGTTGGGGATTCCGAAGTGGAAAACCATTGCCCGAGTGGTCATGCCGACCGAATTGCCCGGCATCATCACCGGTGTGATGCTGGCGTTGGCCAGGGTGATGGGCGAAACGGCTCCACTGTTCATCCTGGTCGGCTATTCGCAGGCAATCAACTTCGACATCTTCACCGGGTTCATGGGGTCGCTGCCCGGCATGATGTATGACCAGACCTCGGTGGGCGCCGGCGCCAATCCGATTCCCACGGATCGGTTGTGGGGTGCCGCGCTGACGCTGATCCTGCTGATCGCGATCATCAACGTGGGCGCCAGGGTGGTCGTGAAAGTCTTCGCTCCCAAGCAGACCTAA
- the lmeA gene encoding mannan chain length control protein LmeA — protein sequence MRRVLIGLVAAVIAVALTAVAVDYGTSIYAEYRLSCNVRKAARLGSDPFVAILAFPFIPQALRGRYSELEIKANAVEHAEVGKATLEATMYSIDLAYASWLIRPDAKLPVRRLESRIIIDSMHLGRYLGISDLMVEAPPAETNNATGGTTESGISSSHGLVFSGTPKSAHFDHRVSVSVDLAIAPDDQATLVFTPTAVLTGPDTANQAVPDDKRDAVLRAFTARLPNQRLPFGVAPTSEGARGSDVIIEGVTGGVSIALDAFKQS from the coding sequence ATGCGCAGGGTGCTGATCGGTCTGGTCGCAGCGGTGATCGCCGTGGCCCTCACCGCTGTTGCCGTCGACTACGGAACCAGCATCTACGCCGAATACCGGTTGTCGTGCAACGTCCGCAAAGCGGCACGCCTGGGATCGGACCCGTTCGTCGCCATCCTGGCCTTCCCGTTCATCCCGCAGGCCCTGCGCGGCCGCTACAGCGAATTGGAAATCAAGGCCAACGCCGTCGAGCACGCGGAGGTGGGCAAGGCCACGCTGGAAGCCACCATGTATTCCATCGACCTGGCCTACGCGTCCTGGCTGATCAGGCCCGACGCCAAGCTTCCGGTCCGCAGGCTGGAGAGCCGCATCATCATCGATTCCATGCACCTGGGCCGCTACCTGGGCATCAGCGACCTGATGGTGGAGGCGCCGCCCGCCGAAACGAACAACGCCACCGGCGGCACCACCGAGTCGGGCATCTCCAGCAGCCACGGGCTGGTGTTCAGCGGCACACCGAAGTCGGCCCATTTCGACCACCGCGTGAGCGTCTCGGTGGACCTGGCCATCGCGCCCGATGACCAGGCCACCCTGGTGTTCACTCCGACCGCCGTCCTGACCGGACCCGACACCGCCAACCAGGCCGTCCCCGACGACAAGCGGGACGCGGTGCTGCGCGCGTTTACCGCCAGGCTGCCCAATCAGAGGCTGCCGTTCGGGGTAGCGCCGACCAGTGAGGGCGCGCGCGGCTCCGACGTCATCATCGAAGGCGTCACCGGGGGAGTAAGTATCGCGCTCGACGCGTTCAAGCAGTCGTGA
- a CDS encoding DUF4395 domain-containing protein: MSSSNTATIRPDVVDVRGPRFTAWVTTAVLVITLLVSAVSPPAAAVILGLQAVVFAVGAAAGPRRHPYGRVFATLVAPRVGPVKEREPVPPLKFAQLVGLLFAVVGTAGFAGGAFLVGVIATAAALVAAFLNAAFGICLGCQLYPLVARFQRAPA; encoded by the coding sequence GTGTCGAGCAGTAACACCGCAACCATCCGACCGGATGTTGTCGACGTTCGGGGACCCAGGTTCACCGCCTGGGTCACCACGGCCGTCTTGGTGATCACGCTGCTGGTGTCGGCGGTCAGCCCGCCGGCGGCCGCTGTCATCTTGGGCTTGCAAGCCGTGGTCTTTGCCGTCGGCGCCGCAGCCGGGCCGCGCCGGCATCCCTATGGCCGGGTGTTCGCCACCCTGGTGGCACCGCGGGTCGGGCCGGTCAAGGAGCGCGAACCGGTGCCGCCCCTGAAGTTCGCCCAACTGGTCGGCCTGCTCTTCGCCGTCGTCGGCACCGCGGGCTTCGCCGGCGGGGCGTTCTTGGTCGGCGTGATCGCCACCGCGGCCGCGCTGGTGGCCGCGTTCCTGAACGCGGCGTTCGGCATCTGCCTGGGCTGTCAGCTCTATCCGCTGGTCGCCCGCTTCCAGCGCGCCCCCGCTTAG